One Clostridium estertheticum DNA segment encodes these proteins:
- a CDS encoding M3 family oligoendopeptidase codes for MKFTEMQYKRPDMKELEVKFTQLLARFNTCASFEDANSIMVEINDLRGNIESMSELVGIRHTIDTTDAFYEGEQDFIDENMPIYQGLIAKYYEALINSKFRLELEEKWGKQLFNKATLNIKTFSPEIIEDLQMENKLSSEYTKLIASAKIMFEGEERTLSQLTPFGVSTDRDVRKRANEAKYAFFSENETKLDEIYDGLVKVRTKIAKKLGYENFVQLGYDRMLRSDYNAEMVANYRKQVKEVIVPIASKLKARQCKRLGLDHLYYYDEGISFKSGNAKPHGNPQWIVDNAKKMYEELSAETGEFFNFMINNQLMNLESKKGKAGGGYCTFIASYKSPFIFSNFNGTSGDVDVLTHEAGHAFQAYCSRNYAVPEYNFPTYEAAEIHSMSMEFLTWPWMNLFFEEEELKYKFNHLSQSLLFLPYGVTVDEFQHFVYNNPEATPAERKSAWKEIENKYLPHRDYAGNDYLERGGYWYQQGHIFGSPFYYIDYTLAQVCAFQFFKKANDNRENAMADYMNLCSAGGSKSFLDLVELANLKSPFDDGCIESVIDDIENWLNSVDDTKL; via the coding sequence ATGAAATTTACAGAAATGCAGTATAAAAGACCAGATATGAAGGAGCTGGAAGTAAAGTTCACGCAGTTATTAGCTAGATTTAATACTTGTGCTAGCTTTGAGGATGCAAATTCAATTATGGTTGAAATCAATGACCTAAGGGGTAATATAGAGTCAATGTCAGAGCTTGTGGGCATACGCCATACTATTGACACAACTGATGCTTTTTATGAAGGTGAACAAGATTTCATTGATGAGAACATGCCTATTTACCAGGGCTTAATTGCCAAGTATTATGAGGCTCTTATTAATTCAAAATTTAGACTTGAATTAGAAGAAAAATGGGGTAAACAACTTTTTAATAAGGCCACTTTAAATATTAAAACTTTTTCTCCAGAAATAATTGAAGATTTACAAATGGAAAATAAGTTATCTAGTGAATATACTAAATTAATCGCTTCAGCAAAAATAATGTTTGAAGGTGAAGAAAGAACACTATCTCAATTAACCCCCTTCGGAGTATCTACTGATAGAGATGTGAGGAAAAGAGCAAATGAAGCTAAATATGCTTTCTTTTCTGAAAATGAAACAAAATTAGATGAAATTTATGATGGGCTAGTAAAAGTAAGAACTAAAATTGCTAAAAAATTAGGCTATGAGAATTTTGTACAACTTGGATATGATCGTATGCTTCGTTCAGATTATAATGCTGAAATGGTTGCGAATTACAGAAAACAGGTAAAAGAAGTTATAGTTCCTATTGCTAGTAAATTAAAAGCAAGACAATGCAAACGCCTAGGCTTAGACCATTTATATTATTATGATGAAGGGATAAGCTTTAAAAGTGGAAATGCAAAACCACATGGTAACCCACAGTGGATAGTTGATAATGCGAAAAAAATGTATGAGGAATTGTCAGCGGAAACTGGAGAATTTTTTAATTTCATGATTAATAACCAGCTTATGAACTTAGAAAGTAAAAAAGGTAAAGCCGGTGGTGGTTATTGTACATTTATAGCAAGTTACAAATCACCATTTATATTTTCAAACTTCAATGGTACCTCAGGGGATGTAGATGTGTTAACACATGAGGCTGGGCACGCTTTTCAAGCTTATTGCAGTAGAAACTATGCTGTACCTGAGTATAACTTCCCAACTTATGAGGCTGCAGAAATTCACTCTATGAGTATGGAATTTTTAACTTGGCCATGGATGAATTTGTTTTTTGAAGAAGAAGAACTAAAATATAAATTCAATCATTTAAGTCAATCACTTTTATTCTTGCCTTATGGAGTAACTGTTGATGAGTTTCAACACTTTGTTTATAATAACCCTGAAGCTACGCCTGCTGAAAGAAAGAGTGCTTGGAAAGAAATTGAGAATAAATATTTACCACATAGAGATTATGCTGGAAATGACTATTTAGAAAGAGGTGGATATTGGTATCAACAAGGACATATTTTTGGTTCACCTTTCTATTATATAGATTATACATTAGCTCAAGTTTGTGCGTTCCAATTCTTTAAAAAAGCTAATGATAATAGAGAAAATGCAATGGCAGATTATATGAACCTTTGCTCTGCGGGTGGAAGTAAATCATTCTTAGATCTAGTTGAACTTGCTAATTTAAAGTCACCATTTGATGATGGTTGCATAGAATCAGTCATAGATGATATTGAAAATTGGCTTAATAGTGTTGATGATACAAAACTATAA
- a CDS encoding electron transport complex protein RnfA: MGEYLTLFISAVVVNNFVLTRFLGLCIFFGVSNSLNASIGMGMAVTSVMTLSSMLAWMVFHFILAPFHLTFLTTAVFVLLIASFVQLLEMIIKKYAPTLYNMWGIYLLLIATNCVVLGVPLLNAESNFSFMKSAVSAIGSGLGFALAIILMASLREKLRLADVPKSLEGLGIAFILAGMLALAFLGFSGMIPV, translated from the coding sequence ATGGGCGAATATCTAACGCTGTTTATCTCTGCGGTAGTTGTAAATAATTTCGTTTTAACAAGGTTTCTAGGACTTTGTATCTTCTTCGGAGTGTCTAACAGTTTAAATGCTTCTATTGGTATGGGAATGGCTGTAACTTCTGTTATGACCCTTAGTTCTATGTTAGCATGGATGGTGTTCCATTTTATATTGGCTCCATTTCATTTAACATTTTTAACAACAGCGGTATTTGTACTTTTGATTGCTAGTTTTGTGCAGCTTTTAGAAATGATTATTAAAAAATATGCGCCTACACTATATAATATGTGGGGTATTTATTTATTACTAATTGCTACAAATTGTGTTGTACTTGGCGTGCCACTTTTAAATGCTGAGTCTAATTTTTCATTTATGAAAAGTGCGGTTTCTGCCATTGGTTCTGGACTAGGGTTTGCTTTGGCAATCATCCTCATGGCAAGTTTAAGAGAAAAATTAAGATTAGCAGATGTACCTAAATCACTGGAGGGTCTCGGCATTGCGTTTATTTTAGCTGGAATGCTCGCTTTAGCGTTTTTAGGGTTCTCTGGAATGATACCAGTATAG
- a CDS encoding RnfABCDGE type electron transport complex subunit G, giving the protein MSDENNVKHEKEYSVFQIAMNLTVACFISGAIIAGTYFITAPVAAKKAAEMKTEAMKSLVTDAQKFIPVKNKKEWFTAEKNGKIIAYVVPAESKGYGGAIKMLVSVTPEGKIIDFNILDSKETPGLGDNASKDPFKSQFKGKTTGDLEVVKDKSKENNIQAMTGATISSKAVTKGIKEAVQQVTQFVGGK; this is encoded by the coding sequence ATGTCAGATGAGAATAATGTTAAGCATGAAAAAGAATATAGTGTTTTTCAAATTGCTATGAATTTAACAGTTGCTTGTTTCATATCAGGTGCAATTATTGCTGGAACCTACTTTATAACAGCACCAGTTGCAGCAAAAAAAGCGGCTGAGATGAAGACTGAGGCAATGAAGTCATTGGTGACAGATGCACAAAAATTTATACCAGTAAAAAATAAAAAAGAATGGTTTACTGCAGAAAAAAATGGAAAAATAATTGCATATGTTGTACCAGCAGAAAGTAAAGGATATGGGGGAGCAATAAAAATGCTTGTATCGGTTACACCAGAAGGTAAAATTATAGACTTTAATATATTAGACAGTAAAGAAACACCCGGACTCGGAGATAATGCAAGTAAAGATCCTTTTAAAAGCCAATTTAAAGGCAAAACAACTGGAGATTTAGAAGTGGTAAAAGATAAATCAAAAGAAAATAATATTCAAGCTATGACTGGAGCTACTATTTCTTCAAAAGCGGTAACCAAAGGTATCAAAGAAGCTGTGCAGCAAGTTACACAGTTTGTAGGGGGAAAATAA
- the nadE gene encoding NAD(+) synthase, which yields MNKIKQQQIMNEIGIPCPLENESDKNYAIRMIEEACTFLKNYAKHTGKKGYVCHLSGGVDTFVTSMLIKKAGLFLINLSLPFGIKPDMADVQLAKDIIKPDVFKTYDIMGPVIESIELLRDLPPSKVDIGNTKARIRMTVVYRVAEVYDVLVAGATNVSELTLGMVTKYGDDASDIQPIAGLSKGIIYEMAKIFGAPQSIIDKMSTTGTWDNEANQKEVTEINHQVCMYLRGDDISEEFENEIVSLYTTSEHKRHSPVTPKDSWWFA from the coding sequence ATGAACAAAATTAAACAACAGCAAATAATGAATGAAATTGGTATACCCTGTCCTCTTGAAAATGAGTCAGATAAGAATTATGCTATTAGAATGATTGAGGAAGCTTGTACTTTCTTAAAAAACTATGCAAAGCACACTGGGAAAAAGGGGTATGTTTGCCATCTTTCAGGGGGAGTGGATACCTTTGTTACAAGTATGCTTATAAAAAAAGCAGGGCTATTTTTAATTAATCTATCTCTTCCTTTTGGGATCAAACCAGACATGGCTGATGTACAACTTGCAAAAGATATTATAAAACCAGATGTATTTAAAACCTATGACATAATGGGGCCTGTAATTGAATCCATTGAGCTCCTTCGTGACCTACCCCCTTCAAAAGTAGATATAGGAAATACAAAAGCTAGAATAAGGATGACTGTAGTTTATAGAGTAGCTGAAGTTTATGATGTTTTAGTAGCTGGAGCAACAAATGTGTCCGAGCTAACTCTAGGAATGGTAACCAAATATGGTGATGATGCGTCAGATATACAACCAATTGCCGGATTGTCAAAAGGCATAATTTACGAAATGGCCAAAATATTTGGTGCGCCTCAATCCATAATTGATAAAATGTCTACCACTGGTACGTGGGATAATGAAGCCAATCAGAAGGAAGTAACAGAGATAAATCATCAGGTTTGCATGTATTTAAGAGGAGATGACATTTCAGAAGAATTCGAGAATGAAATCGTTAGTTTGTATACAACCTCTGAACATAAAAGACATTCACCAGTGACTCCAAAGGATTCTTGGTGGTTTGCATAA
- the rsxE gene encoding electron transport complex subunit RsxE, translated as MRELWNIFKKGIIAENPIFVLALSLCPALAVTSNGINSLTMGLSVMFVITANNTIVSISRKVVNPKVRVPVYITSVATIVTVVQLVLQAYAPVLYKALGIYLALIVVFAIILARAEVFASKNSVIPSFFDGLGMGCGFALALLSIGIIRELLGTGAIFGIQVLGSWYNPALIMVLPPGAFILIGYMVAGFKMLTQHMEKVKLERGEV; from the coding sequence ATGAGAGAGTTATGGAATATATTTAAAAAAGGGATTATTGCAGAAAATCCAATTTTTGTTCTTGCACTTAGTCTTTGCCCTGCTTTAGCGGTAACCAGTAATGGAATAAATTCTCTAACTATGGGCCTGTCAGTAATGTTTGTTATTACTGCAAATAATACTATTGTATCTATTTCTAGAAAAGTAGTAAATCCTAAGGTTCGTGTACCGGTGTATATTACATCTGTAGCAACCATTGTTACTGTAGTACAGTTGGTATTGCAGGCATATGCGCCAGTGCTTTATAAGGCTTTAGGTATATATTTAGCTTTGATTGTTGTTTTTGCAATTATTTTAGCTAGAGCAGAAGTTTTTGCTTCGAAAAATTCAGTGATTCCATCCTTTTTCGATGGACTAGGAATGGGATGTGGTTTTGCACTTGCACTCTTATCTATTGGAATAATTCGTGAACTCTTAGGTACAGGAGCAATATTTGGAATACAAGTGCTTGGTTCTTGGTATAATCCTGCACTTATCATGGTTTTACCGCCGGGAGCATTTATACTTATTGGTTATATGGTAGCTGGTTTTAAGATGCTGACGCAGCATATGGAAAAAGTTAAACTTGAGAGAGGTGAAGTATAA
- the amrS gene encoding AmmeMemoRadiSam system radical SAM enzyme — MEREALFYEKQGDKISCKLCPHNCLIAAGGHGKCNVRLNREGKLHTINYGEITSMAQDPIEKKPLYHFKPGSNILSVGSFGCNFSCGFCQNYSISQGRANSEYIAPEKLVEICKNLEDNIGVAFTYNEPSIWYEYVYNASRLLKESLKDINIVMVTNGYIKEDPLKMLLPYVDAMNIDLKAFNNKYYKDICGGSVTPVMDTIKISSKECHVEVTTLLVNGENDSSGEISEIAGFIASINKDIPLHLSRYFPNYKMKNPATEIEVMLKDRDIAKEYLNYVYLGNVAGTDNSTYCPKCSYKLIERDGFYVHVNISDGICPKCGYKINLIL, encoded by the coding sequence ATGGAAAGAGAAGCGCTATTTTATGAAAAACAAGGAGATAAGATAAGTTGCAAACTTTGTCCGCATAACTGTCTTATTGCAGCTGGTGGGCATGGCAAATGTAATGTACGGTTGAATCGAGAGGGAAAACTTCATACTATAAATTATGGGGAAATAACTTCTATGGCTCAAGATCCCATAGAAAAAAAGCCACTATATCATTTTAAACCAGGTAGCAATATACTTTCTGTAGGAAGCTTTGGATGCAATTTTAGCTGTGGGTTTTGTCAAAACTACTCCATATCTCAAGGGAGAGCAAACAGCGAATATATAGCTCCAGAAAAATTAGTGGAAATATGCAAAAACCTTGAAGATAATATTGGGGTTGCATTTACCTACAATGAGCCTTCTATCTGGTATGAATATGTATACAATGCATCAAGGCTATTAAAAGAATCTCTTAAAGATATAAATATAGTTATGGTTACTAATGGTTATATAAAAGAAGATCCGTTAAAGATGCTTCTTCCTTATGTGGATGCTATGAATATTGATTTAAAGGCTTTTAATAATAAGTATTATAAGGACATCTGTGGAGGAAGTGTTACACCTGTAATGGATACTATCAAGATCTCATCAAAAGAGTGTCATGTAGAGGTAACTACACTACTGGTAAATGGAGAAAATGATTCAAGCGGAGAAATTTCTGAAATTGCAGGTTTTATAGCCTCAATAAATAAAGATATTCCACTCCACTTATCAAGGTATTTTCCGAACTATAAGATGAAAAATCCTGCTACAGAGATTGAGGTAATGCTTAAGGATAGAGATATAGCAAAAGAATATCTTAACTATGTATACTTAGGTAATGTGGCAGGTACTGATAACTCAACATACTGTCCAAAGTGCAGTTATAAACTTATTGAAAGAGATGGATTTTATGTACATGTAAATATTAGTGATGGCATATGTCCAAAGTGTGGTTATAAAATAAATCTTATACTTTAG
- a CDS encoding RnfABCDGE type electron transport complex subunit D, with protein sequence MNSEIKLQDNLFTVSTSPHIRGEESISKIMWTVNLALAPAALFAIYNFGIPALIILLVGSLSAVGFEFIVQKIRKKPITISDGSAFLTGLLLAMCLPPTIPAYMAIVGSFIAIVIAKHSMGGLGYNIFNPAHIGRAALMVSWPVAMTTWTKLSTSVDVVTTATPLNILKQQGYGKLIDTFGSAPHMYKAMFIGTRSGSIGETSTILLLLGGIYLIYKGYANWVVPVFMIGTVGILTWVFGPAGLFSGDPLFHMMAGGLIIGAFFMATDMVTIPITKKGQIIFAMGVGALTVLIRLKGGYPEGVCYSILLMNAVTPLIDRLAKPVKFGARR encoded by the coding sequence ATGAATAGTGAAATAAAATTACAAGATAATCTCTTTACAGTTTCAACATCTCCACATATACGTGGGGAGGAATCTATTTCTAAAATAATGTGGACTGTAAATTTGGCTTTAGCGCCAGCTGCGCTTTTTGCTATTTATAATTTTGGAATTCCTGCACTGATTATACTACTTGTAGGAAGTTTGTCAGCGGTAGGGTTTGAGTTTATAGTACAAAAGATTAGAAAAAAACCAATAACTATTTCTGATGGAAGTGCATTTTTAACAGGACTATTGCTTGCAATGTGTTTGCCACCAACAATTCCAGCTTATATGGCAATAGTTGGTTCATTTATTGCTATTGTAATAGCAAAACATTCTATGGGCGGTCTTGGGTATAATATTTTTAACCCGGCTCATATTGGTAGAGCTGCTCTTATGGTGTCTTGGCCTGTGGCAATGACAACTTGGACAAAGCTTTCTACAAGTGTAGATGTAGTAACTACTGCAACTCCTTTAAATATTTTAAAACAACAAGGGTATGGAAAACTCATTGATACTTTTGGAAGCGCACCTCATATGTATAAAGCGATGTTCATTGGTACTCGCAGTGGAAGTATTGGTGAAACCTCTACAATTTTATTACTTCTTGGAGGTATATATTTAATTTATAAAGGGTATGCAAATTGGGTAGTGCCGGTATTTATGATTGGAACAGTAGGTATTTTAACGTGGGTATTTGGTCCAGCAGGTTTATTTAGCGGAGATCCACTTTTTCATATGATGGCTGGAGGACTTATTATAGGAGCTTTTTTCATGGCTACAGATATGGTTACCATTCCCATTACAAAAAAAGGGCAGATAATTTTTGCTATGGGTGTTGGAGCACTTACGGTCCTAATTAGGCTTAAGGGTGGTTACCCTGAAGGGGTTTGTTACTCAATTTTGTTAATGAATGCAGTTACACCTCTTATTGATCGCTTGGCAAAGCCGGTTAAATTTGGGGCAAGGAGGTAG
- the rnfB gene encoding RnfABCDGE type electron transport complex subunit B, protein MSIAIAVLVVMTSVGLVFGLILAVANKKFAIEVNPLIHIVEDILPKGQCGACGYAGCMAYAEAVVLNPEVEPNLCIPGKAAVAKMVGELTGKAAVEMEPRVAFVKCAGTHGKAVNAYEYKGVEECVAATLLQGGPKGCQYGCLGFGTCVRNCPFDAMTMSEEGLPIIDHKKCTGCGKCEIVCPKKVIELVPIGVPIAVNCNSKDKGVIVRKLCTIGCIGCGICVKNCKHGAIKIENNLAIVDSAICISECSESTCLYKCPTGAIKNSIESISQIRPSSLK, encoded by the coding sequence ATGAGTATTGCAATTGCAGTTTTAGTTGTAATGACATCAGTTGGACTAGTGTTTGGTTTAATTTTGGCGGTTGCCAATAAAAAATTCGCCATTGAAGTAAATCCCTTGATTCATATTGTTGAAGATATATTACCAAAAGGTCAGTGTGGAGCCTGTGGATATGCTGGTTGTATGGCCTATGCAGAAGCTGTTGTTTTAAATCCAGAAGTAGAACCAAATCTTTGCATCCCAGGTAAAGCGGCAGTTGCAAAAATGGTAGGAGAACTAACTGGCAAAGCAGCAGTGGAAATGGAACCAAGAGTGGCTTTTGTAAAATGTGCTGGAACTCATGGGAAAGCTGTTAACGCTTATGAATACAAAGGTGTAGAAGAATGTGTTGCTGCAACGCTACTACAAGGCGGACCCAAGGGATGCCAATATGGTTGCCTTGGTTTTGGAACTTGTGTTAGAAATTGCCCATTTGATGCAATGACAATGAGTGAAGAGGGACTACCAATTATTGATCACAAAAAATGCACAGGTTGTGGAAAATGTGAAATAGTTTGTCCGAAAAAAGTTATTGAATTAGTTCCCATTGGAGTGCCTATAGCTGTGAATTGTAATTCAAAAGACAAAGGTGTTATAGTGCGTAAACTGTGCACTATTGGCTGTATTGGGTGTGGAATTTGTGTTAAAAATTGTAAGCATGGTGCAATAAAAATTGAGAATAATCTAGCTATAGTAGATAGCGCGATTTGTATTTCAGAGTGTAGTGAATCTACTTGCTTATATAAATGCCCTACGGGCGCAATTAAAAATTCTATAGAGTCAATATCACAGATAAGGCCTTCATCTTTAAAATAG
- a CDS encoding SoxR reducing system RseC family protein encodes MVKEEEGIIIEIFKDNMAKVKVGRHGECKNCGACPGDSALVIEAQNIIGAKAGQRVAFEMKETNMLMAAFVVYIAPLVAILIGVVAGQEIAVKFGYSVRGFQIAGGILTFILSILNIKIFDKFAHNNKKMQPTITRSLS; translated from the coding sequence GTGGTAAAAGAAGAAGAAGGAATTATAATTGAGATATTTAAGGATAATATGGCTAAAGTTAAGGTGGGTAGGCATGGAGAATGCAAAAATTGTGGCGCGTGCCCAGGTGATAGTGCACTAGTCATTGAAGCACAAAATATAATTGGGGCTAAAGCAGGCCAAAGGGTTGCTTTTGAAATGAAAGAAACAAATATGCTAATGGCAGCTTTTGTTGTATACATAGCACCCCTTGTTGCTATTTTAATAGGTGTTGTTGCTGGTCAGGAAATAGCAGTGAAATTTGGTTATTCCGTGAGAGGTTTTCAAATTGCAGGTGGAATACTAACATTTATATTGTCAATATTGAATATAAAAATTTTTGATAAATTTGCTCATAATAATAAGAAAATGCAACCGACTATTACTCGAAGCTTATCTTAA
- the rsxC gene encoding electron transport complex subunit RsxC, with translation MKSFRGGIHPNDYKSFTADKPIEIALLPSRVVIPVRQHIGAPCSPIVAKGDFVKKGQVIANSNAFVSSPIHASISGMVKDVAEYPHAVFGKCLSIVIENDGKDDWIEGIPCERDWEKLNDDEIRDIIKEAGIVGMGGATFPSHVKLSPPKEKKIDTFILNAAECEPFLTADHRMMLEYSQQIQTGVKIVMKLLGVQKAYVGIEDNKPDAVIAMKRAFEGTTVQVVEIPTKYPQGSEKMLIKVLANREVPSGSLPMDVGVVVQNVGTVIAIYDAVVKGIPLIERVTTISGGAVKEPKNLLLRIGTTFEEAIENCGGFIETPAKIIMGGPMMGFAQSNLKVSIIKGVSGILGLTKKDLNNGTESPCIRCGKCVTVCPCGLNPSMLSILGQKNLFVEAKEEQNLLDCAECGSCVYVCPAKRNIVQYIRYCKMQNAAQTAKINAAYAAKK, from the coding sequence ATGAAAAGTTTTCGTGGAGGAATACATCCAAATGATTATAAAAGTTTTACTGCAGATAAGCCTATAGAAATAGCTCTACTACCAAGTAGGGTTGTTATTCCTGTAAGGCAGCATATTGGTGCGCCTTGTTCACCTATTGTAGCCAAGGGTGATTTTGTAAAAAAGGGGCAAGTTATAGCAAATAGTAATGCTTTTGTTTCTAGTCCTATCCATGCATCAATATCTGGCATGGTTAAAGACGTGGCAGAATACCCTCATGCGGTATTTGGAAAATGTCTTTCTATTGTAATTGAAAATGATGGCAAAGACGATTGGATAGAAGGAATTCCCTGTGAAAGGGATTGGGAGAAGTTAAATGACGATGAAATAAGAGATATTATTAAAGAGGCGGGTATTGTTGGAATGGGGGGTGCCACTTTTCCATCTCACGTAAAATTATCTCCACCAAAGGAAAAGAAAATTGATACTTTTATTTTGAATGCAGCGGAGTGTGAGCCTTTTTTAACAGCAGACCACAGAATGATGCTAGAGTATTCACAGCAAATTCAAACTGGGGTAAAAATAGTGATGAAGCTTCTTGGTGTTCAAAAAGCCTATGTGGGAATTGAGGACAATAAACCAGATGCAGTAATTGCAATGAAAAGAGCCTTTGAAGGAACTACAGTACAAGTTGTGGAAATCCCAACTAAATATCCACAGGGTTCGGAAAAAATGCTCATTAAAGTACTGGCAAATCGCGAGGTTCCCTCTGGTAGTTTACCGATGGATGTAGGGGTTGTGGTTCAAAATGTAGGTACAGTTATTGCAATTTATGATGCAGTGGTAAAAGGAATTCCGCTAATAGAAAGAGTTACAACTATAAGTGGAGGAGCAGTAAAGGAGCCTAAAAATCTTTTACTTAGAATTGGGACAACCTTTGAAGAGGCTATTGAAAATTGTGGTGGATTTATAGAAACACCAGCTAAAATTATTATGGGTGGGCCTATGATGGGATTTGCTCAATCAAACTTAAAGGTTTCGATTATTAAAGGAGTTTCTGGTATTTTAGGTTTAACTAAAAAAGATCTGAATAACGGCACGGAGTCTCCTTGCATCCGTTGTGGAAAATGTGTAACTGTTTGTCCATGTGGTCTTAACCCAAGTATGCTAAGTATTTTGGGGCAGAAAAACCTTTTTGTAGAAGCAAAGGAAGAACAAAATCTATTAGACTGTGCGGAATGTGGGAGCTGTGTTTATGTATGCCCTGCTAAGCGTAATATCGTACAATACATTAGATATTGTAAGATGCAAAATGCAGCGCAGACTGCAAAAATAAATGCAGCATATGCAGCAAAAAAATAG
- a CDS encoding HEAT repeat domain-containing protein encodes MIEINDTVSALLESLKTADDKQRSAIVNKLSLDYNNAIPMLWSKIITEENPRAILSVMRDILKKEKPKGMFKRTIGNSKEKLSALLKHSDPKVRKNVCGVIGELGDPEYLESLYNAYNSEDKLFVRYSYVLAIGNCGSAIDAEKLRKMFEDVVMNEKACKEDDSLITTNKHINEEKLALTRAIDKLSPPVRHEFKGFNEFENAVPMLLTVMNYQYQQTLKELEVKSIDGRLVDDGILIYENDIDKIYTCRTFYELLFPLDECEDLQFDYKTIAAAIMDANIVDFLNQCHEGDSNSPFWYRVEFKTMDASRERSEFVKNLARELDEISSGNLKNSPSSYEVELRIVERNNLCSVFIKLYSFKDNRFDYRKNEIATSINPVTAAIVMKAIEKWIKPNASVIDPFCGTGTMLIERAKLEKVQSLTGVDIYRTAISAAEVNSKLANVNIELIDEDILEFSTNYLFDELITNMPFDNKSTTHNKYAELYSSFVNKIPSLVRPGGMAFVYTIEKQLFREVLIENLQLELLQEIKIESGRLTPHIFVLKVK; translated from the coding sequence ATGATAGAAATAAATGATACAGTGTCCGCTCTCTTAGAGAGTCTAAAAACCGCAGATGATAAACAGAGGTCTGCAATAGTAAATAAGCTTTCCCTAGATTATAATAATGCAATTCCAATGTTATGGTCAAAGATAATAACAGAGGAGAATCCAAGAGCAATTCTTTCTGTTATGAGGGATATTCTAAAAAAGGAAAAACCAAAAGGAATGTTCAAAAGAACTATTGGTAATTCCAAAGAAAAACTTAGCGCTCTTCTTAAGCATTCAGATCCAAAAGTGAGAAAGAATGTTTGTGGTGTTATTGGAGAACTGGGAGATCCTGAATATTTAGAATCACTATATAATGCCTATAACTCCGAAGATAAACTATTTGTAAGATATTCTTATGTGCTTGCCATAGGAAACTGCGGCAGCGCTATCGATGCAGAAAAGTTAAGGAAAATGTTTGAAGATGTAGTAATGAATGAAAAAGCTTGCAAAGAAGATGACTCATTAATAACTACTAATAAGCATATTAATGAGGAAAAACTTGCACTTACAAGGGCCATAGATAAATTATCCCCTCCTGTACGCCATGAGTTTAAAGGATTTAATGAATTTGAAAATGCTGTACCAATGCTTCTAACAGTTATGAATTATCAGTATCAGCAAACTTTAAAGGAACTTGAAGTAAAATCAATAGACGGTAGACTTGTAGATGATGGTATTCTTATTTACGAGAATGATATTGATAAGATTTACACCTGCAGAACCTTTTATGAACTTTTATTTCCACTAGATGAGTGTGAAGACCTGCAGTTTGATTATAAAACAATAGCAGCTGCAATAATGGATGCAAATATTGTTGATTTTTTAAATCAGTGTCATGAAGGTGATTCTAATTCTCCTTTTTGGTACAGAGTTGAATTTAAAACTATGGATGCAAGCAGAGAAAGGTCAGAGTTTGTAAAAAATTTAGCTAGAGAGTTAGATGAAATTTCTTCTGGAAATTTAAAAAATAGTCCTTCCTCTTATGAAGTTGAACTTCGAATAGTTGAAAGAAATAATCTCTGCAGTGTATTTATAAAGCTATATTCCTTTAAAGATAATAGGTTTGATTATAGAAAAAATGAAATAGCTACCTCCATAAATCCCGTAACTGCAGCTATTGTAATGAAAGCTATAGAAAAATGGATAAAACCTAATGCATCGGTTATAGATCCCTTTTGTGGAACTGGAACAATGCTGATTGAAAGAGCTAAATTAGAGAAAGTTCAATCACTAACTGGAGTTGATATTTATAGAACAGCTATATCCGCTGCGGAAGTAAATTCTAAATTAGCTAATGTGAATATAGAATTAATAGATGAAGATATACTAGAATTCTCTACTAACTACCTTTTTGATGAGCTTATAACAAATATGCCTTTTGACAATAAGTCCACCACCCATAACAAATATGCTGAACTTTATAGTTCATTTGTAAATAAGATTCCTAGTCTTGTAAGACCAGGTGGCATGGCCTTTGTTTATACAATAGAAAAACAATTATTTAGGGAAGTTCTAATTGAAAACCTTCAGCTTGAGCTTCTTCAAGAGATAAAAATTGAAAGTGGTAGACTTACACCTCATATTTTTGTATTAAAAGTAAAATAA